The DNA sequence TTGGCCAGCCGTATCAAGTGGTCCGAATCCCCATGCCGGATGAGCAAGATATTTATCCGGATCGTCCCGGGATCCCCTATCGGACTTACACCAATGCCCTGATCCTTAATCGCAGTGTGCTGGTGCCTACTTATCAAAATGAGATGGATTCACTTGCGCTGGAGATATGGCAGGATCTCATGCCGGGCTATCGAATCGTGGGGATCGACTGTAGCCAAGCCATCCTAGCAGGTGGAGCACTTCATTGCCTGACGCAAACCATTGGCGCTGAAAATCCTTTGGCGTTCCTTCATCGGCCCAAACGAGGAACTACCCTCGATTCTATCGGCTATTCGATTCGAGCATTGATCCGGCATCCAGCAGGTATTGAATCAGCATCGGTATGGGTGGCTTATGGAGATAGCGAGACCTATTCCAAATTGGAGATGAAAAGAGACCGAAATGCGGAAGGCTACTGGCATGGGGTGATCCCCGATATTCCGGGAATCCACGATGTGCGATACTTTCTAGAGATCAAACCGGTGGGAATTCCGGCGCAGACTCGTCCATTGCCTGGGCCAAGTGGGGCCTGGAGATTCCATATTTCTCGGCTGAATGCTTCCGATCGGGAAGGCGCAAATGACCAAATAGAGCTGATGGGAGAGCGATTTTCCCTGATCCTACCTGCGATTCCACGATAGGGAAGCCCCCAAAAAAGAATTCCCACGCCATCAAGTGCGTGAGAATTGAAAAAAGCAGGCTTTCAAGTGTAAGTAAGTTCAATCCTTCGAAAGGTATTATCGGACCAGGAGCAATTCGCCATTTTGGGTGTGAGAAGTTCCGCGACGGTTGACGATCAATTCCCACTGGTAATACCCTTCTGGGAGCGGTACACCTTCGAATGAACCATCCCATTTGGCTCCGAGATCGCTACTGCTATACACGATCTGATGCGCTTCATTGATGATGCGGATGGTGAATTCTTCAGGCTCACATTCGAATTGAATCTCGAAGAGGTCATTAATCCCATCTCCATTCGGCGAAATGGCCGCTGGAACGTAGGATACGCATGTCTCCGGTGAAGGAGTGGCTGGCGCCTCCGTCAATCCCAAAAAGACGATTGACAGACAAGCGGAGCAGATGAGGAATAGCAGATTTCCGTATATCTTCTTCATGACCTTGGCGATACTTCTCAATGATGTTCAATTATACTACATCCTGTCAAGATGGGGAATGAAGTTGTGGTGAACGGATAAAATACACTGGATGACCAGTAAATTTACAGGGGGAATGGTTGGAGCATTGAAAGGTAAGTTGCTAGCATTTAATACGTTAAGATAAATGATTCAATTCCCCGTTTGTTGGGTTTCGCAATCCGTACAAAATACTATA is a window from the Pontibacter sp. G13 genome containing:
- a CDS encoding gliding motility-associated C-terminal domain-containing protein, whose translation is MKKIYGNLLFLICSACLSIVFLGLTEAPATPSPETCVSYVPAAISPNGDGINDLFEIQFECEPEEFTIRIINEAHQIVYSSSDLGAKWDGSFEGVPLPEGYYQWELIVNRRGTSHTQNGELLLVR